In one window of Penaeus monodon isolate SGIC_2016 chromosome 36, NSTDA_Pmon_1, whole genome shotgun sequence DNA:
- the LOC119595674 gene encoding EMI domain-containing protein 1-like isoform X1 produces the protein MSLRVIWLHEFSTMKWMLRTGWLTCLLVTWAAAAILDNRETPTADDSEQVPRVEDEVVLDHVAAMERWRELKARLLNLKPSDVEHDPSRDEEHDRHLRSLFPAGYSGCSCSDLAAIAAQITIFEGEIKEIGKLEDKLELTAAAIKQLAAWVDSGVKGPQGPAGSPGEPGVTGPSGDPGEAGADITVDRRGVPGPPGSPGPPGVAGVNGDRGDCTKGEKGQQGQKGDPGVGVRGPRGPPGPPGERGSPAPNFSGK, from the exons ATGTCATTGCGTGTGATTTGGCTCCATGAg TTCTCAACCATGAAGTGGATGCTTCGGACAGGCTGGCTGACCTGTCTCCTGGTGACCTGGGCGGCCGCTGCTATTCTTGACAACCGGGAGACCCCGACAGCCGACG ATTCAGAGCAGGTTCCGCGGGTTGAGGACGAGGTCGTGCTCGACCATGTGGCTGCCATGGAGCGCTGGAGGGAGCTGAAGGCGAGGCTCCTGAACCTGAAGCCGAGTGATGTGGAGCACGACCCCAGCCGCGACGAGGAGCACGACCGTCACCTTAGGTCGCTCTTCCCG GCCGGCTACAGCGGGTGTTCGTGCTCGGACCTGGCTGCCATCGCCGCCCAGATCACCATCTTCGAGGGTGAAATCAAGGAGATAGGCAAGCTGGAGGACAAACTGGAACTCACGGCGGCAGCCATTAAGCAGCTCGCGGCCTGGGTCGACTCAG gAGTCAAGGGCCCCCAGGGACCAGCGGGAAGCCCTGGCGAGCCCGGCGTGACAGGTCCCTCCGGTGACCCTGGCGAGGCTGGCGCGGACATCACCGTCGATCGGCGAGGCGTCCCGGGCCCTCCAGGATCCCCAGGGCCGCCTGGCGTCGCGGGCGTGAACGGCGACCGCGGAGACTGCACCAAGGGCGAGAAGGGCCAACAGGGCCAGAAGGGCGACCCGGGCGTGGGCGTGCGGGGCCCCCGAGGACCTCCCGGACCCCCAGGCGAGAGGGGCAGCCCCGCCCCGAATTTCTCCGGGAAGTAG
- the LOC119595674 gene encoding EMI domain-containing protein 1-like isoform X2: protein MKWMLRTGWLTCLLVTWAAAAILDNRETPTADDSEQVPRVEDEVVLDHVAAMERWRELKARLLNLKPSDVEHDPSRDEEHDRHLRSLFPAGYSGCSCSDLAAIAAQITIFEGEIKEIGKLEDKLELTAAAIKQLAAWVDSGVKGPQGPAGSPGEPGVTGPSGDPGEAGADITVDRRGVPGPPGSPGPPGVAGVNGDRGDCTKGEKGQQGQKGDPGVGVRGPRGPPGPPGERGSPAPNFSGK from the exons ATGAAGTGGATGCTTCGGACAGGCTGGCTGACCTGTCTCCTGGTGACCTGGGCGGCCGCTGCTATTCTTGACAACCGGGAGACCCCGACAGCCGACG ATTCAGAGCAGGTTCCGCGGGTTGAGGACGAGGTCGTGCTCGACCATGTGGCTGCCATGGAGCGCTGGAGGGAGCTGAAGGCGAGGCTCCTGAACCTGAAGCCGAGTGATGTGGAGCACGACCCCAGCCGCGACGAGGAGCACGACCGTCACCTTAGGTCGCTCTTCCCG GCCGGCTACAGCGGGTGTTCGTGCTCGGACCTGGCTGCCATCGCCGCCCAGATCACCATCTTCGAGGGTGAAATCAAGGAGATAGGCAAGCTGGAGGACAAACTGGAACTCACGGCGGCAGCCATTAAGCAGCTCGCGGCCTGGGTCGACTCAG gAGTCAAGGGCCCCCAGGGACCAGCGGGAAGCCCTGGCGAGCCCGGCGTGACAGGTCCCTCCGGTGACCCTGGCGAGGCTGGCGCGGACATCACCGTCGATCGGCGAGGCGTCCCGGGCCCTCCAGGATCCCCAGGGCCGCCTGGCGTCGCGGGCGTGAACGGCGACCGCGGAGACTGCACCAAGGGCGAGAAGGGCCAACAGGGCCAGAAGGGCGACCCGGGCGTGGGCGTGCGGGGCCCCCGAGGACCTCCCGGACCCCCAGGCGAGAGGGGCAGCCCCGCCCCGAATTTCTCCGGGAAGTAG
- the LOC119595675 gene encoding collagen alpha-1(I) chain-like, with protein MEAQAWAWRLYWLLVCVSLVGPTWAARRRGGRKGRKKAEARAPPIPPTSTARNVSGSPYVDQLDALLADLGGSATAPFKRQSCPYARQPSPPQLCPVPQPCPAARPTQPPPPTPWPTAPPIPSPITPPAPQCPSCPQPPPCPACPSQPVTCPPGRPGPPGQPGPPCTGPPGQPGPPGIGAPGPPGPPGFTGNCSGGGCTGMASCGNDRWYSAIIGMVQSNRCCGESCQDEDEDCPWDISLLVSKYLVVRDQIDLISKLDTRIDLLVAAIFRMRLAVEGAYEMEGEPGEPGDEGDPGAKGDRGPAGEPGRCPGSSCLVGPPGDPGPPGSPGDKGRKGDCCYGTPGPRGRKGDAGRGIPGERGPPGLRGDKGEIGRVVLGHTAEFELAVGASSSLSSSSSSSSGFLSG; from the exons ATGGAGGCCCAGGCGTGGGCTTGGCGGCTGTACTGGCTGCTGGTGTGCGTGAGTCTCGTGGGCCCGACGTGGGCGGCCAGAAGGAGGGGCGGAAGAAAAGGTCGCAAGAAGGCAGAGGCGAGGGccccgcccatcccgcccacgTCTACTGCTC GGAACGTGTCCGGGTCGCCTTACGTAGACCAACTGGACGCTCTGCTGGCGGACCTGGGGGGCAGCGCCACCGCGCCCTTCAAGCGCCAGAGCTGCCCCTACGCCAGGCAGCCGAGTCCGCCGCAGCTGTGCCCTGTCCCCCAGCCGTGCCCGGCAGCCCGCCCGACTCAGCCCCCGCCCCCGACTCCCTGGCCGACTGCGCCCCCGATCCCCAGCCCGATCACGCCGCCGGCCCCGCAGTGTCCTTCGTGTCCTCAGCCTCCGCCGTGCCCCGCCTGCCCCTCGCAGCCGGTCACGTGTCCCCCCGGACGCCCTGGGCCCCCCGGCCAACCCGGGCCCCCGTGCACCGGTCCTCCAGGTCAGCCCGGCCCGCCCGGCATCGGCGCGCCGGGCCCTCCGGGGCCGCCTGGATTCACGGGCAACTGCAGCGGCGGCGGATGCACCGGCATGGCCAGCTGCGGCAACGACAGGTGGTACAGCGCCATCATCGGGATGGTCCAGAGCAACCGGTGCTGCGGCGAAAGCTGCCAA gatgaggatgaggactgCCCCTGGGACATCAGCCTTCTGGTCTCCAAGTACCTGGTGGTGAGGGATCAGATCGACCTGATTTCCAAACTCGACACTCGAATCGACCTTCTCGTGGCCGCCATCTTCCGCATGCGTCTGGCCGTCGAGGGAG CGTACGAGATGGAGGGCGAGCCTGGGGAGCCCGGCGACGAGGGCGACCCGGGGGCCAAGGGCGACCGGGGCCCCGCCGGGGAGCCGGGGCGCTGCCCGGGCTCGAGCTGCCTCGTGGGCCCCCCGGGCGACCCGGGTCCTCCCGGAAGCCCCGGCGACAAGGGCCGGAAGGGCGACTGCTGCTACGGCACGCCCGGGCCGCGCGGGCGCAAGGGCGACGCCGGCCGCGGCATCCCCGGCGAGCGAGGGCCTCCGGGGCTCCGAGGCGACAAAGGAGAGATCGGGAGAGTCGTGCTGGGCCACACGGCCGAGTTCGAGCTGGCCGTCGGGGCAAGCAGCAGCctaagcagcagcagtagcagcagtagcggTTTTCTAAGCGGATGA